A genomic window from Sulfurospirillum multivorans DSM 12446 includes:
- a CDS encoding replication-associated recombination protein A: MINNFALFFRPQAIEELAGQKHLSGERSPFRKLLKSGSMSHSLFFGPAGVGKTTLARIVANELGLPFYELDATSVKVEEIRKILSQHRGALQKPLIFIDEIHRLSKTQQEVLLLPMENHEAIVIGASTENPYFVLSSGIRSRMMLFEFYPLEEDDLKAIIEHVREKVTFEIDDDAIAYLISSSAGDSRALLNLLEFALKVDLHVTLETLKMLRPSALKDGVSSDNTHYNLISAMIKSVRGSDVDAALYYLARLIDGGESPDFIARRLVILASEDIGNANPNALNLASSTLASVSKIGYPEARIILSQCLIYLACSPKSNSAYMAINNALAYVKNEKALKVPAHLKSPSPKGYLYPHDFGGWVEQKYLEKPLHFYDNLPIGYEKTLAEWLVKIKTKDTK; this comes from the coding sequence ATGATCAATAACTTCGCCCTCTTCTTTCGTCCTCAAGCGATTGAAGAGTTAGCCGGGCAAAAACATCTTAGTGGTGAGCGTAGCCCTTTTCGTAAACTTCTTAAGTCTGGCTCCATGAGCCATTCGCTTTTCTTTGGTCCTGCCGGTGTAGGGAAAACGACGTTAGCCCGTATTGTGGCTAACGAGTTAGGACTTCCTTTTTACGAATTAGATGCGACAAGTGTTAAAGTCGAAGAGATTCGCAAGATCCTTTCACAACACCGCGGCGCTCTTCAAAAACCACTTATTTTTATCGATGAGATTCACCGTCTCTCTAAAACACAGCAAGAAGTACTCTTGCTCCCCATGGAAAATCATGAAGCGATTGTCATTGGTGCTTCAACCGAAAACCCCTACTTTGTTCTTAGTTCTGGCATACGTTCACGTATGATGCTCTTTGAATTTTATCCCCTTGAAGAGGATGATCTCAAAGCCATTATTGAACATGTTCGCGAAAAAGTTACGTTTGAGATTGATGATGATGCCATAGCCTATTTGATCAGTTCAAGTGCAGGAGATAGCAGGGCACTCTTGAATTTACTTGAATTTGCGCTCAAAGTGGATTTACATGTAACGCTCGAAACCCTTAAAATGCTGCGCCCTAGTGCGCTTAAAGATGGTGTAAGCTCCGATAACACACACTATAACTTGATTAGCGCGATGATTAAAAGCGTGAGAGGCTCTGACGTGGATGCGGCGCTGTATTATCTTGCGCGTCTCATTGATGGTGGAGAGAGCCCTGATTTCATCGCTAGGCGGCTTGTCATCCTTGCAAGTGAAGATATTGGCAATGCTAACCCTAACGCGCTTAATTTGGCCTCTAGCACGCTTGCAAGCGTAAGTAAGATTGGTTATCCTGAAGCGCGTATTATTTTATCGCAGTGTCTGATCTATCTAGCATGTAGCCCCAAGTCTAACAGTGCTTATATGGCGATCAATAATGCGTTAGCCTATGTTAAAAATGAAAAAGCACTGAAAGTCCCAGCACATCTTAAAAGCCCTTCGCCTAAAGGGTATCTCTATCCACATGATTTTGGTGGCTGGGTGGAGCAGAAATATTTGGAAAAGCCCCTTCATTTTTACGATAATTTGCCGATAGGGTATGAGAAAACACTTGCTGAGTGGCTTGTGAAAATTAAGACAAAAGATACTAAATAA
- a CDS encoding pseudouridine synthase: MRLNKMISHNTHFSRREADELIKAGQVKVDGAVVQDLSTQVSFKNKIELNGRALFEKHGYSVIAYHKQKGELVSKKDDRGRKTIYDTLPAQFGHYLSVGRLDFASEGLLLLCDSPSVVSALMHGDLERVYYVKINGMITPAMEKAMQEGLYLEDARKGGHSRSEIHSMDFAPFLSYRIIKNSPTFSTIKVMINEGKNRELRRFFGYFDVDVVDLKRVSYGKIDLGMLKPGKHRYFTGSEYSALRDYLEYMKKGKEKVNEIEEDDDQ, from the coding sequence ATGAGACTCAATAAAATGATTTCGCATAACACGCACTTTTCTAGGCGTGAGGCGGATGAACTGATCAAAGCAGGGCAGGTCAAAGTCGATGGTGCCGTTGTGCAAGATCTCTCAACGCAGGTGAGTTTTAAAAATAAGATCGAACTCAATGGTAGAGCCCTTTTTGAAAAACACGGTTATTCTGTAATTGCGTATCACAAACAAAAAGGCGAGTTAGTGAGTAAAAAAGATGATCGTGGTCGAAAGACCATATACGATACGCTTCCTGCGCAATTTGGGCATTATCTCAGTGTAGGAAGACTCGATTTTGCGAGTGAAGGGTTGCTACTTTTGTGCGATTCTCCCTCCGTCGTTTCAGCGTTGATGCATGGCGATTTAGAACGTGTCTATTATGTGAAAATCAATGGCATGATCACACCCGCAATGGAAAAAGCGATGCAAGAAGGGCTTTACCTTGAAGATGCCCGTAAAGGTGGACACTCGCGCAGTGAAATTCATTCTATGGATTTTGCACCGTTTCTCTCGTACCGCATTATTAAAAACAGCCCAACATTCTCAACGATTAAAGTGATGATTAACGAAGGCAAGAACAGAGAGCTTAGACGCTTTTTCGGCTATTTTGATGTTGATGTCGTGGATCTCAAGCGCGTGAGTTATGGTAAAATCGATTTAGGCATGCTTAAACCTGGAAAACATCGCTATTTCACGGGGAGTGAATACTCAGCGCTGAGAGACTATCTTGAGTATATGAAAAAAGGTAAAGAGAAGGTTAACGAGATTGAAGAGGATGATGATCAATAA
- a CDS encoding KpsF/GutQ family sugar-phosphate isomerase, with protein sequence MEDFKAIAKEVLELEAKELLSAAQMIGEEMSEATNLIANIKGKLIVTGVGKSGLIGAKIAATLASTGTSSFFLHPTEAMHGDLGMVGKDDAVLAISYSGESEELIKILPHIKRFEIPLIGMARSCDSSLGRYSDIFIPLHIEKEACPLDAAPTCSTTLTLALGDALAVCLMKKKNFQKEDFASFHPGGSLGKRLFVKVKDLMLTDELPIAHETTRLKDAIITMSEGRLGNVLITDKDNKLLAILSDGDLRRALMRDDFSMDATAFEYASKNPKKLDDETLLASDALAFIEKHKIQLLAITDKIGTLRGVLHIHHLVEAGIK encoded by the coding sequence GGCGAAGAGATGAGTGAAGCAACGAATTTAATTGCTAACATCAAAGGCAAACTGATTGTTACAGGCGTGGGCAAAAGTGGACTTATTGGGGCAAAAATTGCCGCAACGCTAGCCAGTACGGGAACCAGTAGTTTTTTTCTTCATCCTACTGAAGCCATGCACGGTGATCTTGGCATGGTTGGTAAAGACGATGCGGTGCTTGCCATTAGTTACAGTGGTGAAAGTGAAGAGCTGATCAAGATATTACCGCATATTAAGCGCTTCGAGATTCCTCTCATTGGAATGGCACGTTCATGTGACTCTTCTCTTGGGCGTTACAGCGACATTTTTATCCCTTTACATATAGAAAAAGAGGCATGTCCATTGGATGCGGCACCAACGTGTTCAACGACACTCACCCTCGCATTGGGTGACGCGTTAGCAGTTTGTTTGATGAAGAAGAAAAACTTTCAAAAAGAAGATTTTGCATCCTTTCATCCAGGTGGAAGTTTAGGTAAGCGTCTGTTTGTTAAAGTAAAAGACTTGATGCTAACAGACGAACTTCCGATCGCACATGAGACAACAAGGCTTAAAGATGCCATCATCACGATGAGTGAAGGCAGACTTGGCAATGTTCTTATAACCGATAAAGATAACAAATTGTTAGCTATTTTAAGCGACGGGGATTTACGTAGAGCACTGATGCGAGATGATTTTAGCATGGATGCAACGGCATTCGAGTATGCTTCTAAAAATCCAAAAAAACTAGACGACGAGACGCTTTTAGCCAGTGACGCATTAGCTTTCATCGAAAAACATAAAATACAACTTTTAGCCATTACCGATAAAATTGGAACGCTTAGAGGTGTTTTACATATCCACCATTTAGTGGAAGCAGGAATAAAATAA